The window CATCCAGCAGGGTAAGGTAGTGAAAGAGGTCCACGTATCACAACAGTTTTAACACTAAAGTTGATCCAAGGCATCCAGGGCAAAGTTTAGATATACACTGTAGCTTTTATTGAGGTGAGGATATTACAGCATCAGTTGAATGGAAAAGTCAAAGATTTTATTGCATAGCGAGTTTtgacaagatttgtagctcaggttgaggttctggatgtgagtttgctcgctgagctgggaggttaattttcagaccatttctaggtaacatcatcagtgagcctccgacgaagcgctggtgttatgtcccgctttctatttattgcatggataaattagaaaaaataaGTCAAAGAGGAACATGGCATACTGCAGACAGAGAGTTCACAGCCAATATGCAAatgaaatgataaaaaaaaacagaaaaggtcTCAACAATTCATCTTGGAAGCTGGCAGCTGTGACGTTCTCTATGGCCTCTTGGGCTCAACAGACCACTACCCTGTCTTCATCTCTTTGATAAACCACCTAATCCACATTACAATCCTCACCCTCATCATCCTCCTCAGAGGTTTCATCTCATTTCTGCATCATGTGCTCTGTCAATACATCCCTCTTTGGCGAGTGAGATTGTGGATGGTGCGGCAGACTATGATGATGCACGACACCCTATTTAGGATGTAGTGCATGATGTCATGCAATCAGTTCAGGCAGCCAGGTGTGTAGAGGGTATTTCTTGTTGCCCAAGAATCATAAGTGTACAGGCAGAAAGTCTTTCATAAGGCCCACCACCTGTAAGTGATCCAGGATGTACATGACATGGCGTTTTCCTGGTATCTAAGTTAGACCTGCAAAATCTGGCTGTTGCGATCATCAATAATTTGAACATTAGGGGATTGGAATCCTTTTCTATTGAGGAAGACTGCTGGTTCATTATGGGGGAGCTCTGATTGCTATTTAGGTGCATTTGTTAGCACCCTGCCCCTGCAAGAAACCAGCAACAGCTAAGCATGCGAATGCCCCATTATTTGACTCTAAGTATCAAGGGGCAAAAAAAGATGAATTGGTAAGCTGGTGCGAAGAAAACATACCAATGTGATTATGAGTTGTGGACTGTTTAATGCCACGGAGGTTTCCAGTAGCTCCATGAAATGACATGCTGGCAAAGAAGTTAAAGACACCTGATACCTTTTGGGCTACCCAGTCCTATGACTGCAGGTCCTCATCCAGTAGCTATCATTGGTGTGACAGCATAGTTcagatattcttgcaaatagCTGCACCCAAAATCATAGATCCTGTATTGCACAAGAGCCCTATTCTGCGTTAGGGCTCTTGTCCTGCTGCTTCTTCGTTTGAAGGCTGTTTGGCTGCTGCCGTTATTGTCACAGATGGAGTTCTTTTTGCTGTCTTCTGCAATGGTCCCTTTGCAGAAGGCCATAGAACTGCTGGTTTGACATCTAATATCCCCAActtacagcaggtctggcaggacaGTAAGAGAAAGTACACACAGTCTTAACAAAGAGATATTTCACTCCTAAAATCCTTCCCCATAAAGGTCTAGGTTATAGCCCCACAGAGGGGAGTGTTGTACCTGAGCAGGGCACCAAGGAAAATGCACTGACTGACCATAGTCTACTTTCACCCCAGTAACTATGCCTCCCCTTTCTTTTTCACACCAGGCCATGTTCTTCATGCGCATGCAGCATGATGGCTGTGTAAGCTCTTGGAACAGGCAACACTCATGATATTGATAGAGCACTGTCACACAGCAACATGCATTCTCTTcattcccccccatccccaccaccgCCCAATATCATGTTtatgtatttcccatggccacaTATTCCTACTTTTCCTTCTGTGCCAAAGCTTCCCCTTCAGCAACAAGCTGTCTTGTCTTCTATATTGAACTGCCACTTGAGAAGCTGATGAGTCATTGTTACACAGTTGGGTGCAGCAACGGCCCAAAAACACACTGTATGTTAACTAATGCATAGTCACCTATTGCATTTCTAAGAAAAAAAACATAGGCAAGGAGCATTCCAAAATAACTGAAGGAGGCAGCAAAATCTATGTACTCACCTGGATCTAAGGCACAGGATCAAAGTCGTCAGCTCACAGCTGAATGATGCAATGGAGTTTCTGAAGCGTTGCATTTTTCATTGGACATAACTTATTGGAAAGGGCATGTTAATTTATCTATCTAAGGAGCGAGGACTTAATTGAGAAAGTTTATTTCAAAAGCGAGAATCTGATTTTTGGACGCTTGCCCAATTAACTCATACTCACCATTGCTTTTGACACCACAGTGAGTGGAAAATCATGCCTATTCTATCCACAAACCCTTAAGAGAAATTAAACTTGACAACGTGGGAAACCTTAATTAGCATGTATATCTGAAATGTAAAATTGCTGAAGTTTGAGGTTAATGACCACCCGTACTGATATTATTTCAGCTATATTAGATTGTCAGGCTCAGCAATGGCTTCCAAATTTCTCAGAACATATGTTTTGAATGAACAGAAGGTAGAGAAACTAGAAGGGTTTATTTGATAAATGACAATAAATTCAACATAAACTGTTCCCAGCTGGCAGTTTTACTTTCTACCGAATTTGTTTTTACATAAAACTAATATTTTAAgtaaaattaaaaaggaaaaatattggCCAATAGATTCCTGATATTACTTACCCAGTCATATTCATTCACATCACACCCATAGTCAAGCAGCATGTTTACAATATTCGAGTAGCCTTTACTGCTGGCAAGTGACAgtgcactctctctcccatttgcTAAAAGATGTGGATCACCTCCCTTTCAAAAAGAAACACACAAGTTGCAGTTTAACTTCAGAAGCATAAAACTAATCGATGGCCTTAAGTCAAAAGACAGACAGGGTacacattttagaaaggcaaaagtCATAAATTAACTAGTTAGAAATAAAATTACTTACAATATATAAACATCAGTTTGGGTAGATTACATTTTCAGGATTCAGCTATTTTAGTAGATATAAAAAAACGAAAAAGGCATATTCAAAGATTGCGTATGTGATGTCACGACATGACTAAATTAAAAGACACAGAAAACGACATGGGCCCAACAACTAGTGGCACTGAAAACTTCAGCTCCAGAAAGAAGGAAACATGACACAGGCTTGCATTCATATTTTACCTTTCATGATCACCTCAAAGCACAatacagccaatgaaatgctgTAGATCTGTAGTCACTGATGTAATGTAGGAAACTTGCTCATAGCATGCTCCCAAAAATGGCAATGGGTTAATGGCaagataatttgtttttgtgatgttaattgaTGTATAGATATTAGCAgatcaacccccaccccccaccatcccACCTCAAATCCCTGGTGGTCTTTGAAGAATTTTCTAAAACCATAACCACGACCATCTTGAAGTATAAGCGATACATGGAAAAACTAtgacttgcaagttcccctctaagccacttaccatccagacttggaaatatattgctgttcttttattgtcactgagtcaaaatcctggaactccctatctaacagcattgtgggtgtccctacagACTACAcagattcaagaaggcaattcactaccaccttctcaacagcaactagcGATGGGCTCTGCTAGTGACACACATAtcttgtgaattttaaaaaaaatgtatggaATCTACCTGAAATAGCAGGTAGAGTTGGGGTTTAACTTCTTGTCCAAAGGACAGAAGCTTGGATAACAACAAACAAGATTTTTGCCAGCCATTTACACTCCTTTTGGCTAATTCTGCAATCATCAGGAATGGGATGCAAGAAGTGATTTTAAGAAGTTGTTCAGTATAGGGTGGCAAATAACccaaataaaatcaatcaacaGGGAGCTGGCGGGGATGCAGTATCGCATCTATTGGCTTAAGTCGTACTTGGTATACTTGAAAATTGTTGTTGTTGGTTGCTAATCATATCAGCCTCaagaaattaaataaatttgCAGCAAGGTACTCAATCAATGACAAGTCTTCCAACATAAGATTAAAGATTAATGAGGAtaagcagtggatgttgtctatatagactTTACAAAAGCAtatgacaaggtcccacatggtaggCTGGTGCGTAAGAATAAGTCACATGGCATCGATGGTGAGTTGACAAGTtgaacacaaaattggcttggtcatagaaaacagagTAGTCATGGatgagtgtttttctgactggaggcctgtgaccagtgatgttccacaaggatcagtggtgggacctcagatgatttggatgaaaatctagTTAGTCTAATTAGttcgtttgcagatgacatggaaATTGGAGTTGTGGAATAGTGAggagcagatatgatagcaaaaCTTAAGAGGAGTTTAGACAGACAGGAATAGGTAGGGAATAGAGCAATAGATAGACTGGATTAGTTCAGAATGGCATTGCAGTTGGCACAAACATGGTGggtcaaaggttctgtttctgtgttgtactgttctgtgttctataagaTAGTTAATGAGCATTCACTAGCTAAAATTAAAATGCTCTCTCCACACTGTAGAATCTACAGAATATACTACATTAATTGCCATGGATTCTTTGGCAGCACCTCCAAAAATTTCAGCCTCCACTTATTTATATGGACAAGTACATAAAGAACTTCGCCTAgataccattctgacttggaaatattacaatatTCTTCATCGCTGGAATCTAATCCCTGAACTTTCTACCTAACAAGctgtggcaatttttttttacacgtGGACAAAGGTAGTTTATGAAGGCCACACCATCTGTAGGATATTAaaaatgggtgataaatgctagcCTGCCAAAATGCACACATCGCGAAGAACAATTAAAAGCAAGGACATCCTTTGCACacaattttatttgaaattagTGAATTTTGTTAAACTTTATAGTCTACTTTTCCTTCTTACTGCTGAGTTGAACATTTAGCTAATATCTGCAATCAATTGGGTcaagattgattttaaaaaaagttaccaaAATAAATCCAGCTGCTCCTCAATACCCTTGTCGGTAAATATAGTACTATTATAGTGCTATTCCATGCAGATCATTGAATGCCCAGCTGAGCTCATTAAATTTTAGTGGAGATGCAATTTTAGCACAACTGTATTGAGACAGGCTCAGGTTCAAGGCTCTCTCAGTTGTATGCAGAATGGGTTGAGGTAAAAATGGGTTGTTGTAAAagagcgtgaagctggatgaacacagcaggccaagccgcatctcgggagcacaaaagctgacgtttcgggcctagacccttcatcctctgatgaagggtccaggcccgaaacgtcagcttttgtgctcccgagatgctgcttggcctgctgtgttcatccggcttcacacttcattatcttggattctccagcatctgcagttcccattatctctgttgtaaaAGAGATTGTTGAATCATCTAACAATAATTCTTTAAGCTTGCACCATTAAGTTGTACTTGAGAAAACACCTTCAGAACAGGACATAAATGAAAACGAAACAAAAATGAACTCTAAATTCAAAATGTTGTAGAACAGGTGCATTACAAGTCATAAtgtttttctggagaagggtctcgaccaaaaacgtcagctgtcctgctcctccggtgctgcttagcctgctgtgttcatccagctctacatgttgttatctcaATGTTAGACTGGCACTAATAAACTACATTATAAAAACTTTAATGATGATTTCTGAAGTTATGTTGCAGATTAAATGGGTGTGGACAATTAGCTAAAGTTTTTAGCATTTATTCTCAGGTTTGGTATTTTACGATCACAATCAACATCAATTTCACCATCAGTAAATTAACTAACACACAACCCAAAATAATAGACATCTTTATTGTCTATTCCACTCATTAAATAAAAGAGAACCTAAGTCTAACTTGTTTATTTTGCTCTCTAATAATTACataattattttttaatttaaaactttTATATAAAAGAACAAAAGTAAATTCCTTACATTCTGTAATAAAAATTCCACCACAGCAATCTGCCCATGAGCTGCTGCCCACATCAATGGTGTAAAGCCTTGCTCATCCTGCATGTTTAGCAGATTGTCTAGAAAAGTAATAAATTAGAGGATTTCCTTCAGGTCTACAAGTCTCATACACAAGATCAACAGACATCAAAGTAATTTTATAACTTATGTATTTAACTTGTACATCATAAGAACACAAGCTATAAGAACTTACCTTGCTCTATACGGCTTGACAAATATATTAATTCCCCTTGTGCAGCCAACTGATGTACAGACAAAGCTGTAAAAAACACATTAACAAATTAATGCCCTATAGAAACCAGTTAAACTATTTAGCTAAGGCAACTTATTTCACAAAGCTTCAATTAAAGCATTATTTTCCTTACAATAGATGATAAACAAAACTACTTCATTTTAATTTATGTTTTTCCTCAACCACTGTGGAGCCTATCACCTCATGCCAGTACATACACATACGGGCTAAATGAAGAGAGCACATTGGAAGCCTGCAAACAAATTTGAATATTTTGCTAGCTACTGAAAAGGACAAACGAGAGAAATGGAATTTGATAGATTCAGTTAAAAGTATAGGGAATGCAAAAACTAACCGTAAAAACATTTGGCCCATTCTTTTGTAAAGTAACAAGCGATTTGGACTTCGATATTAGTGAACTACCTTGTCTTCACGCATTCATGCAATAAACCTCTATTATTAAAAATTACGTTTAGCAAGTGTCAAATCCTAGAtcatttggatgaaaataaaTTCTGTTTATACAAGACTCACAGTGCAAAAGTAAAGGTGCAGCAGAGATTTCATTGCCACGATGTTTGTTAGTCAGAGTTGTCGACTGTTTAATGGGTGAGAAATGCTTGGTCACTGATGGTGTGTAGACATGTCTTACTTGAATTCCAGGGGAAGCAGAGGTGTGTATGTTGCACTCCGCTGCAAACAACAAGTTAACAGCTGAAAATTGGCCTTATTTATTCAAAAACTAATTGCACACTAatctgcatcagaggagcaggaaagctgatgcttcgggtctggaccctttttctgaacatgggtccagacctgaaacatcagctttcccactcctctgatgctgcttggcctgctgtgttcatccaggcctacatcttgttatctcaggttctccagcatcagcagttccaactATCGCTACACACTAATCTGTTTACACACTAATTACAATTACAAGCAAATTACAACAGTTTCTACATGTACGAAATGTAGGATTGACTGAAATGTGGTTGAGGGCTGGGTTGAGATATGTAAACTGATCTTCCCAAATAGTCAGAacgtttcttaaaaaaaacccaacagaactgcagatgctagaaatctgaaacaagcacagtaactgctggaaaaactcagcaggtctagcagcatttatggggagaaagcaaagttaatgttatGGATCTAGTGGCAGTTCTAAAGATGGCTCACtggccctgaaacattaattctgctttctctccacaaatgctgccagacctgctgggatctgccagcaatttctgttaatcAGAATGAGACTTATTTTACTTTAAATTATTGCTTTTATTTGTCCCTCTCTTCTACTCAGTGATCAGGCTACAGAATAATGTAACAACATCCCCTCTTTTCCTTGCCCgcacaatgcaaaaaaaaataaagACGACAGTTGGTCTTCTTTTGTCTCTATGCAAGTGAATCTGTTTTGAGAACGTTCAAATCTATCCCAAAATGCTATACAGTCAGCAAGCCACACAGATGCTTGCCACTTTAGCACCCAAACTTCCCATTCAGAATTTGGGAATAGAAAGAAGGTATTtgagtttacagatgatactaCACATGGTGATACATGCAGAAAATTGAAAAAGATGATTGTTTAAGCAACTGGGCAGAAGTTATAATAACAAGTAATTAAACTGGAACTGCAGTCTAAATGTAAGATTGTAACGGAGGAGAATGAGCAGCAGCTTTGAAGGCTCAGATCTTCAGATACATAGGACAATTAAAAGAATAATAGAATGTTGGGTTAGTAATCCATCATCCCCTAAATCTTCTGCCCAGCAGCTCTAACAGTGCATCACTTCTTCAATACTGAAATAGATGTCAACTTTGTCATTTGTGTTCAAGTCCTGGGGTGTGAAAAGAATCCACAATCTTATGACTTTGTGAGCTACCATAGCTAACAAAATGGAAGTAAAAGCCTCTTATTATGTTCCTGTTCATCAATTGTATCATgttgaatgcagaattccaaatgtttATAGAGTTTGTTTAAAGTCATTTGAAATATCTATTTTAAACTTATAATTCACAAATAGTAACATGCCCTACAACAAATATTCTATACTATTAATCAAATCTCTTCAAATACGGAATATTATgtagcacggtggctctgtggtaagcactgctgtctcacagcaccacggactccggttcaattccaccctcgggtgtccAACTACGTGAAGCTTGCACATCCGTTTAGgtactctgatttccttccacaattcaggttgtgtaggttaggtggagtagccaagaggaatgcagggttacagggatagggtacagAGTGGggctgtgtgggatgctcttcggagggttggtatggactcgataggccaaatggcctgcttccatactacaGAGATTCTACAATTCCAACATGTACACCTTTTTGTGTAATATCGTAACCAGCACTGAATGGTCCACTTAGATCCTAAGCATCACTGCTTTTAACACTTGTACTCCATTGATCTGGTTGTATCTTCATATGTTATTAAAACACACACTTTCACGTCTTTTCAAAGCCTAACTGTCATGTCCATTGTATATTATCCTTGAATTTCATccattttcagttttcttttacgAGTTAACTTCCACATTTCCAAATTCACAAGTACCTTTTCTATAATAAACATAAACATAAACATAATCTATTATCTATAAATAACCTTTTCTTGTTGGCCTCATCTTTCCTCTTTGTTTTCATCAGTCCTGTAAAAGGGGCATGCTTTATTTCACTCTCAGTTCATTAATATCAAGTTGTTTTTACACTTGCACCTTTAAATTAATAAAAAGCCCCAAGGTTCTTCCTAGagatattataaaacaaaatgtgacacaGGGCTAGAAGATGATATTGGGGTTAATGATCAAAAGCTTGTTCAAAGTGTtaggttttaaggaatgtcttaaaaGAGGAATGCAAGATAGAAAGGTGGAGAACTTTCCAGAGCTCAGGATCTAGGTAACCGAAGGCAACAAGGAGTAATTaaaaacagagatgctgaagaGCCACAGATATGTTAGAAGATTATGAGGACATGAGCAATAGCAGAGACATGTTGAGGCCAAATCATGAGGTAACTGAAAACAAGACTGAGAATATTAAAGTAAAATTGTACATGGTTTAACTGCAAGTCAATGTAGATCAGTAAACAAATATTTTGAGTTCTCGAAACCAACTAAAATCCTTGCACATTACATACCTTTGAATAGTACAGAGGCAACTTCTAGATCAGAGTTCACCTGATCTTGAATATTTTTACTCTCTTCTTCATTCAGAGATTTTACAAACCGAGAACAGACATTCATATCAAATCTATTCGGTAGGACAAATTTCATTCCCATGGCAACATTCTGGGAAGGACCACCATTTTCATTAATTTCTGCATGAGGCTCCAGCTTGATATATGGaacttcagcaaaggaggatTGATTCTCGCTTCCATCTCGAGAAGGGTCAGCTTCAGCAGTTAGGTTCTCTATTGCAGACATTCCGGCTCTGCTCAGTTGGAACAATCTGCTACTCCATCTGTTGGTACAACATTGAATTACAGCAGTTCAGCATACATGAATTTGAACACTTGAATCTAACAATTTAAAGAATACCATGAAGACAATGCAAGATATACGAAATTAGCAGTCATCAGTTCATTTAGTAGAACTCTTACCATTGAGtcagaagtttgtgaaatccCGTACCAGTCCAAATCTTGACAGCACAGATATAGGTTGATGTCTCAGTCCAATAATGCAAAGTTTCTGTATCAGCAGAAAGACTGGTAATATTCCAGAATTGTTTTTACGTGCCTTTAAATCGACTTATAGGTTATATGTCAATTAACCAACCTTTTGGATAATAAACCAAGGTTCTGCCAATTTATGCCATTAGTCTCTATacaccaccgcatgctgcccttgaAGCAGCTCCGTGAGTGAAGAGAcggtcacacatctccttctggaatgtgctttTACAAAGAAGGTCTGGAGAGAGACGtagtggtttttgtcaaggtttgtCCCAGCAACTCCGTGATATAGGGCTCTGTGCAATACTGGACACAGAGAGGCAAACATTGACTGCGCCGGAGGACCACCAACTTGGTGAAAGATgatctttggtctgcccgaaacttgttggtcttctagTGTAGAGATTTGAACTCAATTACATGTTGCTGACtgttccaaggtccaggactatgtgctgagggatgcactgaaGTTTcatgcagctgctgccaaggcacagtgccAAGACCACCATAAGGTCTTTCTGTCAAAGTACAACAAGGGTCCGTCAGTTGCCATACCTTCTCGGTGCATCAAAATGAACATAAATTGTTTCATGCTCAAGTATAAAATGCTTTTTTTCTTTGCAACTGTAGAGAAGCTCtgagaaatgtcaaaattccaatgttttatttgttttttctGCCTTGCAAAGATTGCCCAGAACTGATTTAGAATCTTCATATGTACTTATGGATTACTTttgtgaataaaatatatttttaaaatgaaaataaatgagaGGAGAAATGAAAAGACCACTGACACATTCTTCGGAACGTGCCTTGAAAAAGTCTAGAGAGAGATACACGTGAAAGATGCTCTTTCATCTGCCTGAAATACATTGATCTTCCAGTGCATCTCGGACCTAATGTATTAACTTATAGACTCCTCATAACTTATCTTAAAATGTATACATTTTCTGGTCATATTGGTAAAACGTTCCAATTTTGGCTTTTGGTTGAGGGCACCCAAGAGTGCAATGCTCAAATAAAacgtgatttttaaaattacattttctaCAAGCTCTGATTTGAGCTGTTGAACAATGAGCTTATGGATAATTTATGAACAAAGTACATTTTTGGTAAAAATATGAGGATAAAAAGAGATAGGCCAATATCTAAGGCCTTTCCATCATGATATCCTGAGCATCTGTTAACTTGTAAAACCCCTCGTAGCCTGTGTGGAACATAAATAGTTTCTGGTTTCTTCTTCTAAACTAGCAAAGGTGAAGTAAAACCTTACAGACACATGAGAAGCAACTGATTAGTGAGCAAAGCTGAAGGGTACTTTCTACACATCTTCAGTTTGTAATACAAATGGTAAGGTTAAAGTTAAAGTAACTAAAAGCTCGGCCAAGCGGGAAGCCTCCTGTGGCATATGTGAAGTCATAAGCATTTCttgtgatttagacaagttgataTGCAGAAAGTATCATCAGTTGTACAAGTTCAAGCTCCAGGTTTCAGAGCTTGAACAGTGGTCAGAGTCACTGGGGTACACCCACAAAGCAAAGAACTACATAGAGACATTGCAAGAgagtcatagaacatggaaacagatgcttcagtccaactcatccacaccaatcTGACCTTGGCCAacttgtcaacatttggcccaaatccctctaaaccttcctattcacacacttatacagaagccttttaaatgtcggAATTGTACCCactcccaccacttcctctggcagattgctccatacatgcaccaacaaCTGTGCAAAAAAGTTACATTCCTCCGCCCCAAGTCCTTTaaaaatttttcccctctcatcttaagcctaggtcctccagttttggactcccccaccctaggggaaaaaaaaccttggttattcaccctatctatgcccctcatgattttataaacctctataaagggcacctctcagtctctgacactccaaggaaaagaaGCCCCAcactattcagactctccctgtagctcaaaccctcctgccccagaaacatccttgtaaatcctttctgcacccaccaaatttaacaacatccatcCTTTagaaggcaaccagaactgtatgcagtattccaaaagtggcctcagcaatgtcctgtacagtcacaacataaCATCGCAACTCCTCCACTCAAAGTTATGACCagcgaaggcaagtgtgccaaataccttcttcaccatcctgccttcctgcaattccactttcaaggaacaatgcattTGCACCCTCAAGGTTTCTGTttggcaatactccccagggaCCTACCGTTAACTGAAAAAATCctgcctggtttgccttaccaaaatgcaatacctcacatttatctaaattacattccatctgccactccacagATCATTGGCACAGCtcatcaaggtccc of the Stegostoma tigrinum isolate sSteTig4 chromosome 3, sSteTig4.hap1, whole genome shotgun sequence genome contains:
- the ankra2 gene encoding ankyrin repeat family A protein 2, whose amino-acid sequence is MSAIENLTAEADPSRDGSENQSSFAEVPYIKLEPHAEINENGGPSQNVAMGMKFVLPNRFDMNVCSRFVKSLNEEESKNIQDQVNSDLEVASVLFKAECNIHTSASPGIQVRHVYTPSVTKHFSPIKQSTTLTNKHRGNEISAAPLLLHSLSVHQLAAQGELIYLSSRIEQDNLLNMQDEQGFTPLMWAAAHGQIAVVEFLLQNGGDPHLLANGRESALSLASSKGYSNIVNMLLDYGCDVNEYDWNGGTPLLYAVHGNHVKCVETLLEYGADPTVETDSGFNAMDMAVGLGFKNVQQVIEAHLLKLLLKIKE